Within the Nocardioides aurantiacus genome, the region CGGCGCGACCCAGGATCGGGATCGCGACCCGGTGGTCGGCCAGCGCGGCCAGGTCGTCGGGCAGCCCCCACGCCTCGTTGCCGAGCAGCCAGGCGACGGGGTGGTCGAGCAGGCCGGCGTCCTCGGCGTCGAAGAGGTCGGTCTCGCCGCCGCCGTCGGCGGCCAGCACCAGCCGCCCGGAGGCCTGCAGGCGTGCCACGGCGGCCGCGGGGTCGGGCTCGAGCGCCAGCGGCAGGTGCCACAGCGAGCCGACGGTGGCCCGCACGGTCTTGTCGTTGTAGGGGTCGACGCTCGACCCGGCGAGCACCACGCCGGTGGCCCCGGCGGCGTCGGCGGTGCGGACCACCGTGCCGGCGTTGCCCGGGTCGCGCACGTCGGCGCAGAGCACCACGGTGCCGCTGGTGGCGACGACCTCGTCGAGCCCGACGTCGAGCACGCGGCACACCGCGACCACGCCCTGGGGGCTGACGGCGCCGCTCAGCGAGGCGACCGCGTCCTCGTCGGCCTGCAGCCACCGCACGCCGGCCGCCTCGGCGACCGAGCGCAGCGGCGCCAGCGCCTCCGACACGGCCGGGGTGGCGAACACCTCGGCCACGCCGCCGGGGCCACGGGGGTCACGCTGCAGCGCCTCGGTCAGCGCCTTCTCGCCCTCGGCGAGGAAGAGCCCGTGCTCGGCCCGGGACGCACGACGGGCGAGCTTCCGGGCCGCCTTGACGCGTCCACTGCTGCGTGCCAGTGCACGGTCGGGCTGGAAGCTCGCCACGTCGGGGTGCTGCGGTGGGGCGGGGACGCTCAGGCCGAGGCCGGGGCGTTGACGTCCTCGGGGAGGGCGGCCTTGGCGGTCGCGACGAGGGCGGCGAAGGCCGGCGCGTCGTTGACGGCCAGGTCGGCCAGGATCTTGCGGTCCACCTCGACCTCAGCGGCCTTGAGGCCCTGGATGAAGCGGTTGTAGGTCATGCCCTGGGCGCGCGCCGCAGCGTTGATCCGCTGGATCCACAGCTTGCGGAAGTCGCCCTTCTTCTTGCGGCGGTCGTTGTAGCTGTAGACCAGGGAGTGGGTGACCTGCTCCTTGGCCTTGCGGTAGAGGCGCGAGCGCTGCCCGCGGTAGCCCGAGGCCCGCTCGAGAGTGACCCGACGCTTCTTCTGGGCGTTGACCGCCCGCTTGACGCGTGCCATGTGTGTTGCTCCTTCGGTGGATCGTGGTGCGTCGTCGTACGACGCGTGGGTGCGGCGGTGGGACCGTCACCCGGGGATGGTCGGACGAGTCAGAGACCGAGCAGCTTCTTGGCCGTCTTGACGTCGGCCTTGGCCACCTCGGTGGTGCCCGACAGACGACGGGTCTTCTTGGAGGCCTTCTTCTCCAGGTTGTGGCGCAGGCCCGCCTTCTCGCGGCGGATCTTGCCCGTCCCGGTGACGCGGAAGCGCTTGGAGGCACCGGAGTGCGTCTTGTTCTTCGGCATGTCTCTTCCTTCTCTCGTGCTGGGGGTGGAGCGTGGGGGTGGAGCGGCGGTGCTCAGGCCTCGATCTCGGGGTCGAGGTTCTCCGAACGACCACGCGCCTTCTTGGGTCCCGGCGCGGCGCGACCTGCGCTCCGCTCGGCGTGCTCCTCGGCCCGCTCGGCCTCGAGCGCGGCGGCGCGCTCGACCTTCTCGGCCTTGACCTCGGCCTTGGCCTCGGACTTCTTCTTGTGGGGCCCGATGACCATGGTCATGTTGCGGCCGTCCTGCTTGGGCGAGGACTCCACGAACCCGAGGTCGGTGACGTCCTCGGCCAGCTTCTGCAGCAGCCGGAACCCGAGCTCGGGGCGGTGCTGCTCGCGACCGCGGAACATGATCGTGATCTTGACCTTGTCGCCCTGGCGGAGGAACCGCACGACGTGACCCTTCTTGGTCTCGTAGTCGTGCGAGTCGATCTTCGGCCGGAGCTTCATCTCCTTGATCACGGTGTTGGTCTGGTTGCGGCGGGCTTCACGGGCCTTCTGGGCGTTCTCGTACTTGAACTTGCCGTAGTCCATGAGCTTGCAGACCGGGGGTCGGCCCATCGGCGCGATCTCGACCAGGTCGAGGTCGGCCTCCTGGGCCAGCCGCAGGGCGTCGCCGGTGGAGACGATGCCCACGGTCTCGCCGTTGGGTCCCACGAGCCGGACCTCGGGTACGCGGATCCGGTCGTTGATGCGCAGCTCGGTGCTGATAGGTCCTCCTGGGGACGGTCTGGTGGTGTGACCCGAGGAGAACGCGCTGGCCGGGCGAAAACTGCCCGGGACGACGAGAGGCTCCCGCGTGACACGCGGAAGCCTCGGACGGGAACGGCCAGGACCCGTGCCGTCGACCGACGGATGGGCCCTGCTCGTGACCGGGACCCGACGACCTGGTGGAGCTGGGGTGGTGCACGGTCGGTGCGGGTGGGAGGAGGCCTCCGCTTGTCGGACCACGCCTCACAGCAGGCAGACGTGATCGGTCGGAAACGAGGATACCGTCCCGGCGCCCCAGATGCACATCAGGCCGTGCCGGCCCAGCCCCAGCCACCGTCGGCGAGCCGCAGCAGCCGCTCACCAGCGGCCAGCCGGGCCAGGTCGTCGCCCTCCACGGCGAACAGCACGGGGCCCGCCACGTCGACCA harbors:
- a CDS encoding TrmH family RNA methyltransferase, which gives rise to MASFQPDRALARSSGRVKAARKLARRASRAEHGLFLAEGEKALTEALQRDPRGPGGVAEVFATPAVSEALAPLRSVAEAAGVRWLQADEDAVASLSGAVSPQGVVAVCRVLDVGLDEVVATSGTVVLCADVRDPGNAGTVVRTADAAGATGVVLAGSSVDPYNDKTVRATVGSLWHLPLALEPDPAAAVARLQASGRLVLAADGGGETDLFDAEDAGLLDHPVAWLLGNEAWGLPDDLAALADHRVAIPILGRAESLNLATAAAVCLYASARRA
- the rplT gene encoding 50S ribosomal protein L20; the protein is MARVKRAVNAQKKRRVTLERASGYRGQRSRLYRKAKEQVTHSLVYSYNDRRKKKGDFRKLWIQRINAAARAQGMTYNRFIQGLKAAEVEVDRKILADLAVNDAPAFAALVATAKAALPEDVNAPASA
- the infC gene encoding translation initiation factor IF-3; its protein translation is MSTELRINDRIRVPEVRLVGPNGETVGIVSTGDALRLAQEADLDLVEIAPMGRPPVCKLMDYGKFKYENAQKAREARRNQTNTVIKEMKLRPKIDSHDYETKKGHVVRFLRQGDKVKITIMFRGREQHRPELGFRLLQKLAEDVTDLGFVESSPKQDGRNMTMVIGPHKKKSEAKAEVKAEKVERAAALEAERAEEHAERSAGRAAPGPKKARGRSENLDPEIEA
- the rpmI gene encoding 50S ribosomal protein L35; protein product: MPKNKTHSGASKRFRVTGTGKIRREKAGLRHNLEKKASKKTRRLSGTTEVAKADVKTAKKLLGL